One stretch of Candidatus Poribacteria bacterium DNA includes these proteins:
- a CDS encoding alpha-mannosidase — protein sequence MNDSIKDFTVHMIGNAHIDPIWLWRMREGYEVVINTCRTVLQLMREYPGFIFSRSSAATYKWIEENEPEIFEEIRERVKEGRWNIVNGWWVQPDCNIPCGESFVRHSLYGKRYFVEKFGVDVKVGYNVDSFGHCATLPQILKKSGLDYYVFFRPKPNEKELPPLFWWQSPDGSRVLACRPPHHYNSGPDKLEERIWEAFQQRPEGIREVMCFYGVGDHGGGPTRRNIESIIKADERPGYPRVIFSTPDAFFGRALLQKRDFPVVAEELQYHSRGCYTAYSKVKRQNRHAECLLLTAEKFSSIAFRLLGKPYPHEELTKAWQNVLFCQFHDILAGTCIKEAYDGDVDKLYDEAFSLAQRALDDALKSIAGSLKLPEGENLILFNPMNWERKEGVEIELKPEGNRGIKVVNPFGVEVPSQVSDGKVLFIAETPAMGWSIYRIEEAKGEKRPGELSGLSASATEMDNEYYAVRIDPRTGFISSILDKARNVEMLSGPGNVPIVIDDPSDTWSHGVDAYRNEIGRFTIDGEPELVESGPVRARIRVKSRWGDSTIEALISLWDGLPMLDFQMKIDWHERHKMLKLSFPINISDPIATYEVPYGNTTREPNGNEEPHQRWIDVTGKAITLNGEKITYGVSLINDCKYGSDIRGGEMRLSLIRSPIYAFHDPAVPDPNKSYDYLDQGVQVVRYRLISHTAEWIEGSVREGFNLNYPIIPVFEEGHDGHHPPFSFKITPGNLIVTALKRAEGDDSLILRLYECAGRSVIATLDFRWGDTLRCHLEIPFGRYEIKTLKLTRDGEELKVTETDLLE from the coding sequence ATGAACGATTCAATCAAAGATTTCACCGTTCATATGATCGGAAACGCGCATATAGATCCGATATGGCTGTGGAGGATGAGAGAGGGATACGAGGTGGTGATCAACACCTGCCGAACGGTTCTCCAACTTATGAGGGAGTATCCGGGATTCATTTTCTCACGGAGCTCCGCGGCAACCTATAAGTGGATCGAGGAGAACGAGCCGGAGATATTCGAGGAGATCCGGGAGAGGGTTAAAGAGGGTAGATGGAATATCGTGAACGGCTGGTGGGTTCAGCCGGACTGTAACATCCCATGCGGCGAATCCTTCGTCAGACATTCACTTTACGGCAAACGGTACTTCGTGGAGAAATTCGGGGTTGATGTGAAGGTCGGATATAACGTCGATTCCTTCGGCCACTGCGCCACCCTTCCGCAGATACTCAAAAAGAGCGGCCTGGATTACTACGTCTTCTTCCGACCTAAACCGAACGAGAAGGAACTGCCGCCCCTTTTCTGGTGGCAGTCGCCCGACGGATCAAGGGTTCTGGCCTGTCGTCCGCCACACCATTACAACTCCGGCCCGGATAAGCTCGAGGAGCGGATCTGGGAGGCGTTCCAGCAGAGACCCGAGGGGATTAGGGAGGTCATGTGTTTCTACGGCGTGGGGGATCATGGAGGCGGCCCAACCAGACGAAATATAGAGAGCATCATCAAGGCCGACGAGAGGCCCGGTTACCCCAGGGTCATATTCAGCACGCCCGATGCCTTCTTCGGCAGAGCGCTCCTTCAAAAGAGGGATTTCCCCGTCGTGGCGGAGGAGTTACAGTATCACTCCCGCGGCTGTTACACCGCCTATTCGAAGGTCAAACGTCAAAACCGTCACGCCGAGTGCCTGCTTCTGACGGCCGAGAAGTTCTCGTCCATCGCTTTCCGGCTCCTGGGAAAGCCCTATCCACACGAGGAGCTGACGAAAGCTTGGCAAAACGTGCTGTTCTGTCAGTTTCACGATATCCTCGCCGGAACCTGCATCAAGGAGGCATATGACGGGGATGTGGATAAACTTTACGATGAAGCCTTCTCGCTCGCCCAGAGAGCCCTCGACGACGCCCTGAAATCCATCGCAGGCTCCTTGAAATTGCCGGAGGGGGAAAACCTGATCCTCTTCAACCCGATGAACTGGGAGAGAAAAGAGGGGGTGGAGATCGAGCTGAAACCTGAGGGAAACAGAGGGATAAAGGTCGTCAATCCGTTTGGGGTCGAAGTTCCGTCTCAGGTCTCGGACGGCAAAGTTCTATTCATCGCCGAAACACCCGCTATGGGCTGGTCGATATATCGGATCGAGGAGGCTAAAGGTGAGAAGAGGCCAGGTGAACTCTCCGGACTGAGCGCCTCAGCTACGGAGATGGACAACGAATACTACGCCGTCCGGATCGATCCCCGTACCGGCTTTATAAGCTCCATCCTCGACAAAGCGCGTAACGTCGAGATGCTCTCCGGACCGGGGAATGTCCCCATCGTCATAGACGATCCCAGCGATACGTGGAGCCATGGCGTCGACGCCTACAGGAATGAGATCGGCAGATTCACGATCGATGGCGAACCTGAACTGGTTGAGAGCGGTCCGGTTCGAGCAAGGATCAGGGTCAAGAGCAGATGGGGCGATTCGACCATCGAGGCGCTGATCAGCCTGTGGGACGGCCTGCCGATGCTGGATTTCCAGATGAAGATCGACTGGCACGAGAGACATAAGATGCTCAAGCTCTCCTTCCCCATAAACATCTCCGATCCGATCGCCACCTATGAGGTGCCGTATGGGAATACCACAAGGGAACCGAACGGGAATGAGGAGCCACATCAGCGATGGATAGATGTGACGGGGAAAGCTATCACGTTGAACGGCGAGAAGATCACCTATGGCGTCAGCCTGATAAACGACTGTAAATACGGATCGGATATCAGAGGTGGGGAGATGCGGCTGAGTTTGATCAGGAGCCCGATCTACGCCTTCCACGATCCCGCCGTGCCTGATCCGAACAAGAGCTACGATTATCTGGACCAGGGCGTGCAGGTTGTCAGATACAGGTTGATCTCCCACACCGCCGAATGGATTGAGGGAAGCGTCAGGGAGGGATTCAACCTGAACTACCCGATCATCCCGGTCTTTGAAGAGGGTCACGATGGCCATCATCCCCCGTTTTCGTTTAAGATCACGCCCGGGAATCTGATCGTTACGGCCCTTAAAAGGGCGGAGGGTGACGATTCGCTGATACTTCGCCTCTACGAGTGCGCCGGCAGATCCGTGATCGCCACTTTGGATTTCCGGTGGGGGGATACGCTCCGATGTCACCTTGAAATCCCATTCGGAAGATATGAGATCAAAACCCTCAAGCTCACACGGGATGGGGAAGAGCTGAAGGTCACTGAAACCGATCTGCTTGAATGA